In a single window of the Helicobacter felis ATCC 49179 genome:
- a CDS encoding peptidylprolyl isomerase codes for MKPLKTYKIDPKALATYGYATILTNKGKIKIRLFGADAPQTVSNFATLAKEGFYNGLSFHRVIAGFVAQGGCPFGTGTGGPDHRIKCEVQNNPHKHKRGALSMAHAGRDTGGSQFFLCFAPQPHLDGEHTVFGQIEDAESLKVLDSLQQGDVMETIQITND; via the coding sequence ATGAAACCACTTAAAACTTATAAGATCGATCCTAAAGCACTTGCTACTTATGGCTATGCTACCATTCTTACAAATAAAGGAAAAATTAAGATTCGCTTGTTTGGCGCAGACGCTCCTCAGACTGTGAGCAATTTTGCCACTTTAGCCAAGGAGGGTTTTTATAACGGCTTGAGCTTTCACCGCGTGATTGCCGGGTTTGTCGCACAAGGGGGTTGCCCTTTTGGTACAGGCACAGGCGGACCAGATCATCGTATTAAGTGTGAAGTGCAAAATAACCCTCACAAGCATAAAAGAGGAGCGTTGAGCATGGCGCATGCGGGCAGAGACACGGGGGGAAGTCAGTTCTTTTTATGTTTTGCACCCCAACCTCATTTAGATGGTGAGCATACGGTTTTTGGACAAATTGAGGATGCGGAGAGTCTTAAGGTCTTGGATTCTCTGCAACAAGGCGATGTGATGGAAACAATTCAGATCACAAATGACTAG